The genomic segment CTTCTCCGGCGGCGAGAAGAAGCGGCACGAGATCGTGCAGCTGGAGCTGCTGAAGCCGAAGATGGCGATCCTGGACGAGACCGACTCCGGGCTGGACATCGACGCGCTGCGTGAGGTCAGCCAGGGCATCAACCGGGTCAAGGACGCCGGCCAGACCGGCCTGGTGGTGATCACCCACTACACCCGGATCCTGCGCTACGTGCAGCCCGACTTCGTGCACGTGTTCGTCGCCGGGCGCATCGTGGAGGAGGGCGGCAAGGAGCTCGCCGAGGACCTGGAGGCGTCCGGTTACGAGCGGTTCGTCAGCAAGGTGGGTGCATAGGCGATGATCGAGACGACCAGCGACACGACCGCGGCGGGCCGGCATCCCGGCATGCCGCAGTACGCCGACGTGCCGCGCTTCGACGTGGCGAAGGTGCGGGCCGACTTCCCGATCCTGACCCGGGAGATCGACGGTCACCCGCTGGTCTACCTCGACTCGGCCAACACCTCGCAGAAACCTCGGCAGGTGCTGGAGGTGCTCGCCGACCACTACGAGCACCACAACGCCAACGTGGCCCGCGCCGTGCACACGCTCGGTACCGAGGCCACCGAGGCGTACGAGGGGGCCCGCGCGAAGATCGCCCGGTTCATCGGTGCCCGCAGCGCCGACGAGGTCGTGTTCACCAAGAACTCGTCCGAGGCGATGAACCTGGTCGCCTACTCGTTCGGCCAGCAGGGCGCCGCGGCGGCGACGGGAAGCGCGCAGACCGGCTTCACCGACCCGCGGTTCCGGCTGGGCCCCGGCGACGAGGTGGTGATCTCCGAAATGGAGCACCACTCGAACATCGTGCCGTGGCAGCTGCTGTGCCAGCGCACCGGCGCGACGCTGCGCTGGTTCGGCATCACCGACAACGGCCGGCTCGACACGTCCGACCTGCACGAGCTGGTGAACGAGAAGACCAAGATCGTCTCGTACGTCCTGCAGTCGAACATCCTGGGCACCATCAACCCGGTCGCCGAGATCGTCCGGCGGGC from the Actinocatenispora thailandica genome contains:
- a CDS encoding cysteine desulfurase; this translates as MIETTSDTTAAGRHPGMPQYADVPRFDVAKVRADFPILTREIDGHPLVYLDSANTSQKPRQVLEVLADHYEHHNANVARAVHTLGTEATEAYEGARAKIARFIGARSADEVVFTKNSSEAMNLVAYSFGQQGAAAATGSAQTGFTDPRFRLGPGDEVVISEMEHHSNIVPWQLLCQRTGATLRWFGITDNGRLDTSDLHELVNEKTKIVSYVLQSNILGTINPVAEIVRRAHEVGALVMLDASQAVPHAPVDVVDLDVDFLAFTGHKMCGPTGIGVLWGRAELLDAMPPFLGGGEMIETVKMEGSTFAPPPARFEAGTPPIAQAIGLGAAVDYLTSIGMDAVRWHEKELTAYALDALTEIPGLRIFGPAVPVGRGGTISFALDGIHPHDVGQVLDAEGVAVRVGHGCARPTCARFGVPAVTRASFYLYTTTEEIDALVRGIGSVQKLFS